Proteins encoded together in one Cyanobium sp. WAJ14-Wanaka window:
- the folP gene encoding dihydropteroate synthase, with protein MFSWGERTAVMGVLNLTPDSFSDGGRFESPLAALKQAGRLLGQGADLLDLGAQSTRPGAVELDAEQEWQRLAGPLGAIRGAHPQALLSVDTFSAAVAEKALAGGANWINDVRGASGRRDPAMLAVVAQAACPYVLMHSRGTASSMDQLGVYGDVVIEVRDALRAATDEALAAGISEAALIWDPGLGFAKGTDANLELLRRLELLVAEGFPLLVGPSRKRFIGDVLNQPRSQARLWGTAAVCAQVIGKGAQILRVHDVGPIVQIARMADALKGPSSAGPIP; from the coding sequence ATGTTCTCCTGGGGTGAGCGCACTGCCGTGATGGGGGTGCTCAACCTCACCCCCGACTCCTTCAGTGATGGCGGCCGCTTTGAATCGCCCCTCGCCGCCTTGAAACAGGCTGGACGCCTGCTGGGCCAGGGCGCCGACCTGCTCGACCTGGGCGCCCAAAGCACCCGGCCCGGCGCCGTGGAACTCGATGCCGAGCAGGAGTGGCAACGGCTGGCAGGCCCCCTGGGGGCGATCCGCGGCGCCCATCCCCAGGCCCTGCTGTCAGTCGATACCTTTTCGGCGGCGGTTGCTGAAAAAGCCCTGGCCGGGGGCGCCAACTGGATCAACGACGTGCGGGGCGCCAGTGGCCGCCGGGATCCGGCGATGTTGGCTGTGGTGGCCCAGGCGGCCTGTCCCTACGTGTTGATGCACAGCCGGGGGACGGCCAGTTCGATGGACCAGCTTGGGGTTTACGGGGATGTGGTGATTGAGGTGCGGGATGCTTTGCGCGCTGCCACCGACGAGGCCCTGGCAGCGGGGATTTCAGAGGCTGCCCTGATCTGGGATCCTGGCCTTGGTTTCGCCAAGGGCACCGACGCCAACCTGGAATTGCTGCGGCGCCTGGAGCTGCTGGTGGCGGAGGGATTCCCTCTGTTGGTGGGCCCCTCCCGCAAGCGTTTTATCGGCGATGTGCTCAACCAACCGCGCTCCCAGGCCCGCCTCTGGGGCACGGCAGCCGTCTGCGCCCAGGTGATTGGCAAGGGTGCCCAGATCCTGCGGGTCCACGATGTGGGGCCGATCGTGCAGATCGCCCGGATGGCCGATGCCCTCAAGGGCCCTAGTTCTGCGGGTCCTATCCCGTAG
- a CDS encoding cation:proton antiporter gives MATSLVAVALIVVVAQLLGELAQRWQQPRVIGEIVGGIVLGPSLLGAVAPDLEAHLFTPEVRSQLDLLGQLGLVLFMFLIGLELNPKLLQGRIPLASRITSVGVLLPLGLGVCLAMGFEQWQPQLLPGDRALSGALFMGTAMAITAFPVLARILKERGLMNQPLGALAITAAALEDVVSWVLLAVVVAIARSSSWAGVLLPLVGTAAWSWLLLVGLRPLRRWLEHRYRQGHQLGPLLQTSLFGGALFSAAVTEWIGVHAIFGAFLWGLAMPRYEPLRRRLELRLEAVVLQLLLPLFFAISGLSTRIGSLNSGPLWTAALLVLVLAVLGKFLGAWAMARLSGIEPREAQALGWLMNTRGLTELVILNVGLGLGVISTELFTMGVLMALVTTVMTGPLLSRLGYGPTG, from the coding sequence TTGGCAACGTCGCTGGTGGCCGTTGCCTTAATAGTTGTGGTCGCCCAACTTTTGGGCGAGCTAGCCCAGCGCTGGCAGCAACCCCGGGTGATCGGCGAGATCGTCGGCGGAATTGTGCTGGGACCCAGCCTGCTGGGCGCCGTGGCCCCAGACCTAGAGGCCCATCTTTTTACCCCTGAGGTGCGCAGCCAGCTGGACCTGTTGGGTCAGCTGGGGCTGGTGTTGTTCATGTTTTTGATTGGCCTGGAGCTAAATCCCAAGCTCCTGCAGGGGCGGATCCCCCTGGCCAGCCGGATCACCAGCGTGGGTGTGCTGCTGCCCCTGGGCCTGGGGGTTTGCCTGGCGATGGGATTTGAGCAGTGGCAACCCCAGCTGCTGCCTGGCGACCGGGCCCTCAGTGGCGCCCTGTTCATGGGCACCGCCATGGCAATCACCGCCTTCCCGGTGCTGGCAAGGATCCTCAAGGAGCGGGGGTTGATGAACCAGCCCCTCGGGGCCCTGGCAATCACCGCAGCGGCCCTCGAAGACGTGGTGAGCTGGGTGCTGCTGGCGGTGGTGGTGGCCATAGCCCGCTCCAGCTCCTGGGCCGGCGTACTTCTGCCCCTGGTAGGCACCGCCGCCTGGAGCTGGTTGCTGCTGGTGGGCCTGCGGCCGCTGAGACGCTGGCTCGAGCACCGCTACCGCCAGGGCCACCAGCTGGGGCCCCTGCTGCAAACCAGTCTGTTTGGCGGGGCCCTATTCAGCGCCGCGGTGACGGAATGGATCGGTGTTCACGCCATCTTTGGGGCCTTCCTCTGGGGCCTGGCCATGCCCCGCTATGAACCGCTGCGGCGGCGCCTTGAACTGCGCCTGGAGGCCGTGGTCCTCCAGCTGCTGCTGCCCCTGTTTTTTGCAATTAGCGGCCTGAGCACCAGGATCGGCAGCCTCAATTCAGGCCCGCTTTGGACAGCCGCCCTGCTGGTGCTGGTGCTGGCCGTGCTGGGCAAGTTTTTAGGGGCGTGGGCCATGGCCCGGCTCAGTGGCATCGAGCCCAGGGAGGCCCAGGCCCTGGGCTGGCTGATGAATACCCGCGGCCTCACCGAATTGGTGATCCTCAATGTGGGCTTGGGGCTGGGGGTGATCAGCACCGAACTATTCACGATGGGGGTGCTGATGGCCCTGGTCACGACCGTTATGACGGGCCCCCTACTCAGCAGGCTGGGCTACGGCCCTACGGGATAG